From a single bacterium genomic region:
- a CDS encoding PAS domain-containing protein, which produces MPDSSHNGPPPALCLTPAFGELLAGFDLDALARQPDTIIGLDADLRLAFLNPAWFDFAEANGGGPAIARDWGLGRCVLDACPPVIRDFYAQALTSVLQEDKHWDHDYECSSPDVRRHMRMSAYPLRDRGGLLVVHALIVASPRDTGRPAGTTITPADYADGNGIVHQCSHCRKIRRTSGPRHWDWVPELVANPAANTSHDLCDVCLDFYYPTPGDLPPTT; this is translated from the coding sequence ATGCCCGATTCTTCGCACAACGGCCCGCCGCCCGCCCTGTGCCTGACACCCGCCTTCGGCGAACTGCTCGCGGGATTCGACCTCGACGCCCTCGCGCGGCAACCGGACACGATCATCGGGCTGGATGCCGACCTGCGCCTCGCGTTCCTCAATCCGGCGTGGTTCGATTTCGCCGAGGCCAATGGCGGCGGGCCCGCCATCGCCCGCGACTGGGGCCTGGGGCGGTGCGTGCTGGATGCCTGCCCGCCGGTCATCCGCGATTTCTACGCGCAGGCCCTGACCAGTGTCCTTCAGGAGGACAAGCACTGGGATCACGACTATGAGTGTTCCAGCCCCGATGTCAGGCGCCACATGCGCATGTCAGCCTATCCGCTCCGCGACCGCGGCGGGCTTCTCGTGGTCCATGCGTTGATCGTCGCCTCGCCGCGCGACACCGGCCGGCCTGCCGGAACGACCATCACCCCGGCGGATTACGCCGACGGAAACGGCATCGTGCACCAGTGCTCACACTGCCGGAAGATCAGGCGCACGAGCGGCCCGCGGCATTGGGACTGGGTGCCGGAACTCGTCGCCAACCCGGCGGCCAACACCAGTCACGACCTCTGCGATGTCTGCCTCGATTTCTACTATCCGACGCCGGGCGATCTCCCGCCTACGACCTGA